In a genomic window of Lagopus muta isolate bLagMut1 chromosome 2, bLagMut1 primary, whole genome shotgun sequence:
- the MRPL14 gene encoding 39S ribosomal protein L14, mitochondrial, producing MAPCADAACADPRGPGRRETRRLLWCLHAAAVSSGTLSSFRDPLGTVLPGLGYEWLHGGMEAGFLCPDVQRGPSGAACCGDSGGQLTRIQMALLHRQLGFSLSHLSNAVIQRHLSVSGACRAIQKLTRVRVVDNSALGNAPYHRPPKCIHVYNKTGVGKVGDKILLAIKGEKKKALIVGHKMPGPHMTPRFDSNNVVLIEDNGNPLGTRIKTPIPYILRQREGEFSKVLAIARNFV from the exons ATGGCGCCTTGTGCAGATGCCGCCTGCGCCGATCCTCGTGGGCCGGGGAGGAGGGAAACGCGGAGGCTGCTCTGGTGCTTACACGCGGCCGCCGTGTCCTCCGGAACGCTTTCTTCGTTTCGGGATCCTTTGGGGACCGTGCTGCCAGGGTTAGGCTATGAGTGGTTGCATGGCGGGATGGAAGCGGGATTCCTGTGCCCTGATGTGCAGCGTGGACCAAGCGGTGCTGCGTGCTGTGGGGACTCGGGAG GGCAGCTTACCAGAATCCAAATGGCTCTCTTGCACAGGCAGTTGGGATTTTCCTTAAGCCATCTGAGCAACGCAGTCATCCAGCGACACCTCAG TGTCAGTGGAGCATGCCGAGCAATACAGAAACTCACTCGCGTGCGAGTGGTGGACAACAGTGCCTTGGGAAACGCGCCCTACCACCGGCCACCAAAGTGTATCCACGTGTATAACAAGACTGGAGTTGGCAAAGTAGGAGATAAGATCCTTCTGGCtatcaaaggagaaaagaagaaggcTTTGATTGTAGGACACAAGATGCCTGGTCCTCACATGACGCCTAGGTTTGATTCTAACAATGTGGTGCTCATAGAAGACAACGGAAATCCGTTAGGAACTAGAATAAAAACACCCATACCCTATATCCTGCGGCAGAGAGAAGGAGAGTTCTCCAAAGTTTTGGCCATTGCCCGCAACTTTGTGTGA